Proteins encoded in a region of the Clostridium butyricum genome:
- the cysD gene encoding sulfate adenylyltransferase subunit CysD translates to MSQLSHLDKLEAEAIYIIREVAAECENPVMLYSIGKDSSVMLHLAMKAFYPEKPPFPFMHIDTTWKFKEMIEFRDKKAKELGIDMIVYSNEEGIKQGINPFDHGSAYTDIMKTQALKQGLNKYGFTAAFGGGRRDEEKSRAKERIFSFRNEAHAWDPKNQRPELWKLYNTKINKGESMRVFPISNWTEKDIWQYIKRENIDIVSLYFAKERPVVYRDGNIIMVDDDRMKLLPGEKVENKKVRFRTLGCYPLTGGCESEADTLDEIIEETLSAVSSERTTRVIDSEAAGSMERRKREGYF, encoded by the coding sequence ATGAGTCAATTATCACATTTAGATAAATTAGAAGCAGAAGCAATTTATATTATTAGAGAAGTAGCAGCAGAATGTGAAAATCCTGTTATGCTTTATTCAATAGGTAAAGATAGTTCAGTAATGCTACACCTTGCAATGAAGGCATTTTATCCTGAAAAGCCACCATTTCCATTTATGCATATTGATACTACATGGAAGTTTAAAGAAATGATAGAGTTCCGTGATAAAAAAGCAAAGGAACTAGGCATTGATATGATTGTATATTCAAATGAGGAAGGAATAAAGCAGGGAATAAATCCATTTGATCATGGCTCAGCTTATACTGACATAATGAAAACACAGGCATTAAAGCAGGGATTAAACAAATATGGATTTACAGCAGCCTTTGGTGGAGGGCGAAGAGATGAAGAAAAGTCACGTGCAAAGGAAAGAATATTTTCTTTTAGAAATGAAGCACATGCATGGGATCCTAAAAATCAAAGACCTGAACTTTGGAAACTTTATAATACAAAAATAAATAAAGGCGAGAGTATGAGGGTTTTTCCTATTTCAAACTGGACAGAAAAAGATATATGGCAGTATATAAAGCGTGAAAATATAGATATTGTATCTTTATATTTTGCAAAAGAAAGACCAGTAGTTTATCGTGATGGCAATATTATTATGGTTGATGATGATAGAATGAAACTTCTTCCAGGTGAAAAAGTAGAAAATAAGAAAGTTCGTTTTAGAACTCTTGGATGTTATCCACTTACAGGAGGATGTGAATCAGAAGCGGATACTTTAGATGAGATTATTGAAGAAACATTAAGTGCAGTTTCATCTGAAAGAACTACTCGTGTTATTGATAGTGAAGCTGCGGGAAGCATGGAAAGAAGAAAGAGAGAGGGGTATTTCTAA
- a CDS encoding 4Fe-4S dicluster domain-containing protein → MSISINKEKCIGCRKCINVCPGSLLKSDENNKAYIKYQKDCWGCSSCIKECNEEAISLYLGADIGGRGSRLSVKYEGDIIHWNIENPQGKIKTIDVNSKDSNKY, encoded by the coding sequence ATGAGCATATCAATTAATAAAGAAAAGTGCATAGGGTGTAGGAAATGCATAAATGTATGTCCAGGAAGTCTTTTAAAATCAGATGAAAATAATAAGGCATACATTAAATATCAAAAAGACTGCTGGGGATGTTCATCATGTATAAAGGAATGCAATGAAGAAGCTATTTCTCTATATCTTGGAGCTGATATTGGAGGACGTGGAAGCAGATTGTCTGTTAAATATGAAGGAGATATAATTCACTGGAATATTGAAAATCCTCAAGGAAAAATCAAAACCATTGATGTTAATAGTAAGGATTCAAATAAATATTAG